Proteins encoded together in one Lathyrus oleraceus cultivar Zhongwan6 chromosome 5, CAAS_Psat_ZW6_1.0, whole genome shotgun sequence window:
- the LOC127088038 gene encoding cytochrome P450 94B3, producing MSWYYIFFALSILLFIFKRRRIIRNTSTHTPPSYPIIGCFISFYKNRHRLLDFYTDHLSQSPTQTILLNRLGARRTILTANPLNVEYILKTNFINFPKGKPFTEILGDLLGGGIFNVDGKLWSNQRKLASHEFTTRSLKGLVEKTLEDEVQQRLIPLLELASNSNSVIDMQDVLRRLTFEIVCKVSLGYDPCCLDLSKPVPPLLYAFDKASEISARRAASPVPLIWKMKRMFNVGSEKSLKEAVKLVHESVIEIIRKKKKEINEKNYVSGSDLLTKLLEAGNDEIMVRDMVISIVMAGRDTTSAAMTWLFWLLTRNRSKEELIVKGVREVFGGKNNKNEFELMRSFDYEGLKEMKYLKACLCESMRLYPPVAWDSKHAAGNDLLPDGTKVEKGDKVTYFPYGMGRMEALWGKDWNEFKPDRWFEEQVKEGHTNGVLKYVSPYKFAAFQAGPRVCLGKDMAFIQMEYAVASILNQFEIRPVLADQPVFVPYLTAHMAGGFKVRVHKRI from the coding sequence ATGTCGTGGTATTACATTTTCTTTGCTCTTTCCATTCTCTTATTTATTTTCAAGAGAAGAAGAATAATCCGTAACACCTCTACTCACACCCCTCCTTCATACCCCATCATAGGTTGCTTTATCTCTTTCTACAAAAACCGCCACCGTCTTCTAGATTTCTACACCGACCACCTCTCCCAATCTCCAACTCAAACCATCCTCCTCAACCGTCTCGGCGCTCGCCGAACCATCTTAACCGCCAACCCTCTCAACGTTGAATACATCCTCAAAACCAATTTCATCAACTTTCCTAAGGGAAAACCCTTCACTGAAATCCTCGGCGACCTTCTAGGTGGCGGCATATTCAACGTAGACGGCAAGTTATGGTCAAATCAACGCAAACTAGCCAGCCATGAATTCACCACGAGGTCTCTCAAAGGCCTCGTTGAAAAGACCCTTGAAGATGAAGTTCAGCAAAGACTTATTCCATTGCTCGAATTGGCTTCTAATAGTAACTCTGTCATTGACATGCAAGATGTTTTGAGGAGACTCACGTTTGAAATTGTGTGTAAAGTTTCACTTGGCTATGATCCTTGTTGTTTGGATTTATCTAAACCTGTGCCACCTCTTTTGTATGCGTTCGACAAAGCTTCCGAAATAAGCGCAAGGCGCGCAGCTTCACCGGTTCCTTTGATTTGGAAGATGAAGAGGATGTTTAATGTAGGTTCAGAGAAATCACTTAAAGAGGCTGTTAAACTCGTTCATGAATCTGTGATTGAGATaataagaaaaaagaaaaaagaaattaATGAAAAAAATTATGTTAGTGGGAGTGATTTGTTGACAAAGTTGTTGGAAGCAGGGAATGATGAAATCATGGTTAGAGATATGGTTATAAGTATCGTCATGGCGGGAAGAGACACAACTTCGGCGGCGATGACGTGGCTGTTTTGGTTGTTGACAAGGAATCGTAGCAAAGAGGAACTGATAGTGAAGGGAGTGAGGGAAGTTTTTGGAGGAAAAAATAACAAGAATGAGTTTGAGTTGATGAGGTCTTTTGATTatgaaggtttgaaagagatGAAGTATTTGAAAGCTTGTTTGTGTGAGTCAATGAGGTTGTACCCGCCAGTGGCTTGGGATTCGAAGCATGCTGCCGGGAATGACCTGTTGCCGGACGGGACTAAGGTGGAGAAAGGTGATAAGGTGACTTACTTTCCTTACGGGATGGGGAGGATGGAGGCGTTATGGGGAAAAGATTGGAATGAGTTTAAACCAGATAGGTGGTTTGAGGAACAAGTGAAAGAAGGGCATACTAATGGAGTTTTGAAATATGTGAGTCCTTATAAGTTTGCAGCTTTTCAAGCTGGTCCTAGAGTTTGTCTTGGAAAAGATATGGCTTTTATTCAAATGGAATATGCTGTGGCTTCCATTCTCAACCAGTTTGAAATTAGGCCTGTGTTAGCTGACCAACCAGTGTTTGTACCTTATCTTACGGCTCATATGGCTGGTGGATTCAAAGTGAGGGTCCACAAGAGAATTTAA